A genomic window from Streptomyces broussonetiae includes:
- a CDS encoding IS481 family transposase, translated as MAEHRYRAVLLVLDGAPVAQVARQFGASRQSVYTWIERYHAGGLDALVNKSRRPHVSPHQVPAEVEALVCDLRRSYPRWGARRIVHELGRRGLAPVPGRSTVHRILTRHGLINHQEQNHRRVYRRWQRDAPMQLWQMDLMGGVFLASGRECKLVTGIDDHSRFIVIAKVVAEPSGRAVCTAFAEAMTTYGVPSEVLTDNGKQFTGRFTKPVPAEVLFERICRENGITARLTKPRSPTTTGKIERFHKSLRRELLDHVGPFADQATAQAAIDAWVHGYNHSRPHQSLNMVVPAAVFRPVAKDPQQDRHDVHLPEPQDETTSATAELLAPQLPALLPSPRLPVDESHIRAVEFEALISPIGRLCLPSGQQLKFPAALGGRTATVWADERSIHVFIDGELARTRTSQFTAADLKALVQRGGRIAGPEPATPALPNGPHSPFVVEVDRLVGRDGDVGLGGQRIKLAAQLAGQQVTLRFDGQLMHVIADGRVVKTLPAPIPPEQRAQISGARSPRTAIIPPSAQALRAQRKVPADGVVMVGGQRLRIGRAQAGKTVTILIEDTVFRILDGDVELPTHARNSDKPIRQFKAVARTRK; from the coding sequence ATGGCCGAGCACCGTTACCGGGCGGTGCTCCTGGTGCTGGACGGAGCGCCGGTCGCGCAGGTAGCCCGCCAGTTCGGTGCGTCGCGGCAGTCGGTGTACACCTGGATCGAGCGGTACCACGCCGGCGGGCTGGACGCGCTGGTGAACAAGTCGCGCCGTCCGCACGTCTCGCCGCACCAGGTGCCCGCCGAGGTCGAGGCGCTGGTCTGCGATCTGCGGCGCTCCTACCCACGCTGGGGCGCCCGCCGGATCGTCCACGAGCTGGGCCGGCGCGGGCTGGCGCCAGTGCCCGGCCGCTCCACCGTGCACCGGATCCTGACCCGTCACGGACTGATCAACCACCAGGAGCAGAATCACCGCCGCGTCTACCGCCGCTGGCAGCGCGACGCCCCGATGCAGCTGTGGCAGATGGACCTCATGGGCGGGGTGTTCCTCGCCAGCGGGCGCGAATGCAAGCTGGTCACCGGCATCGACGACCACTCCCGGTTCATCGTGATCGCCAAGGTGGTCGCCGAGCCGTCCGGCCGCGCCGTGTGCACCGCCTTCGCCGAGGCCATGACCACCTACGGGGTGCCCTCGGAGGTGCTGACCGACAACGGCAAGCAGTTCACCGGCCGCTTCACCAAGCCGGTCCCGGCCGAGGTCCTCTTCGAGCGGATCTGCCGTGAGAACGGCATTACCGCCCGGCTGACCAAACCTCGATCACCGACCACCACCGGGAAGATCGAGAGGTTCCATAAGTCCCTGCGGCGCGAACTGCTCGACCACGTCGGTCCGTTCGCGGACCAGGCAACAGCCCAGGCCGCCATCGACGCTTGGGTGCACGGCTACAACCACAGCCGACCGCACCAGTCCCTCAACATGGTCGTGCCCGCCGCCGTGTTCCGCCCCGTGGCCAAGGACCCGCAGCAGGACCGACACGACGTCCACCTGCCCGAGCCGCAGGACGAGACAACGTCTGCGACGGCCGAGCTGCTGGCGCCGCAGCTGCCCGCGCTGCTGCCCTCACCGCGGTTGCCCGTCGACGAATCCCACATCAGGGCCGTGGAGTTCGAGGCGCTCATCTCACCGATCGGCAGGCTGTGTCTGCCCTCCGGCCAGCAACTGAAGTTCCCTGCAGCTCTGGGCGGACGCACCGCCACCGTCTGGGCCGACGAGCGCAGCATTCACGTCTTCATCGACGGCGAACTCGCCCGCACTCGCACCTCCCAGTTCACGGCGGCCGATCTGAAGGCGCTGGTGCAGCGCGGCGGGCGAATCGCCGGCCCCGAGCCAGCGACGCCCGCCCTGCCCAACGGGCCGCACTCCCCGTTCGTGGTCGAGGTCGACCGGCTGGTCGGCCGGGACGGTGACGTCGGGCTCGGTGGGCAGCGCATCAAGCTCGCGGCCCAGCTCGCCGGACAGCAGGTCACCCTGCGGTTCGACGGCCAGCTGATGCACGTCATCGCCGATGGCCGGGTGGTGAAGACGCTGCCCGCGCCCATCCCACCGGAGCAACGAGCGCAGATCAGCGGGGCCCGCAGCCCGCGCACCGCGATCATCCCTCCGTCCGCGCAAGCCCTGCGGGCTCAGCGCAAAGTGCCTGCGGACGGCGTGGTGATGGTCGGCGGCCAGCGCCTGCGGATCGGCCGGGCTCAAGCTGGGAAGACCGTGACCATCCTCATCGAGGACACCGTCTTCCGCATCCTGGACGGCGACGTCGAACTGCCCACCCACGCCCGCAACAGCGACAAGCCGATCAGGCAGTTCAAGGCGGTCGCCCGCACGAGGAAGTAG
- a CDS encoding IS110 family RNA-guided transposase, which produces MAMIWAGIDAGKTHHHCVAIDESGRRLLSRRVANDEPELLELLRDVLALGDEVTWGIDLADGGAALAITLLFNHDQPVHYISGRAIHRASESYRGEGKTDAKDAAVIADQVRIRRDLHPLRAGDETVTDLKILTGRRTDLVADRTRIVNRLRAQLTGIFPGLERALDLTNTGPLVLLTGYQTPAAIRRIGVKRLETWLRNRRVLRADRLAETAVEAAERQHTSLPGEKLTAQLVHTLAAEVMALNQQVAELDKLIEARFRDHRHFEVITSMPGLGVILGAEFLAATGGDLSLFGSPDRLAGFGGVAPVPRDSGKISGNLRRPRRYNRRLQRVLYISALFSIRSCEDSRRFYERKRSEGKRHIQAVLALARRRVNVLWALLRDGRTYEAAPPTTLAA; this is translated from the coding sequence ATGGCCATGATCTGGGCCGGCATCGATGCAGGCAAGACCCACCACCACTGCGTCGCGATCGACGAGAGCGGCCGCAGGCTGCTGTCCCGACGCGTCGCCAACGACGAACCCGAACTCCTCGAACTCCTCCGCGATGTCCTGGCCTTGGGCGACGAGGTGACCTGGGGCATTGACCTGGCCGACGGCGGTGCCGCTCTGGCCATCACGCTCCTGTTCAACCACGACCAGCCGGTGCACTACATCTCCGGCCGGGCCATCCACCGTGCCTCCGAGAGCTACCGCGGCGAGGGCAAGACCGACGCCAAGGACGCCGCCGTCATTGCCGACCAAGTCCGCATCCGCCGCGACCTGCATCCCTTACGCGCCGGCGACGAGACCGTCACTGATCTCAAGATCCTCACCGGCCGGCGCACGGACCTCGTCGCCGACCGCACCCGCATCGTTAACCGGCTCCGCGCCCAGCTCACCGGTATTTTCCCTGGTCTGGAGCGGGCACTGGACCTGACCAACACCGGTCCGCTTGTGCTGCTGACCGGCTACCAGACTCCGGCCGCCATTCGGCGGATCGGGGTCAAACGGCTGGAGACCTGGCTCCGCAATCGCAGGGTCCTTCGCGCTGACCGGCTCGCCGAGACAGCCGTCGAGGCCGCCGAACGCCAGCACACCAGCCTGCCCGGAGAGAAACTGACCGCCCAGCTCGTGCACACGCTGGCGGCGGAGGTGATGGCCCTCAACCAGCAGGTCGCCGAGCTCGACAAGCTCATCGAGGCCCGGTTTCGCGACCACCGGCACTTCGAGGTGATCACCAGCATGCCCGGCCTGGGCGTGATCCTCGGTGCCGAGTTCCTGGCCGCGACCGGCGGCGACCTGAGTCTGTTCGGCTCTCCTGACCGCCTCGCCGGCTTCGGCGGCGTTGCTCCCGTTCCCCGCGACTCCGGGAAGATCAGCGGCAACCTCCGCCGCCCACGCCGCTACAACCGCCGACTCCAACGAGTCCTCTACATCTCCGCATTGTTCAGCATCCGAAGCTGCGAGGACTCCCGCCGGTTCTACGAACGCAAACGCTCCGAGGGTAAGCGTCACATCCAGGCCGTCCTGGCCCTGGCCCGCCGCCGCGTCAACGTCCTCTGGGCACTCCTACGCGACGGACGGACCTACGAGGCCGCGCCACCCACCACCCTCGCCGCTTGA